The Xylanibacillus composti region TATTATCCGTCTTCGGACCGGGTGCCGGGCCAACCCGTCTTGGAATTGTCCAAGGTGACCAAGGGACACGTCTTGAACCAGGTAAGCTTGCAGCTCCGGTCCGGCGAGGTGCTGGGGCTGTTCGGTCTGCTTGGTGCGGGACAAACAGAATTGCTCAAGGTCGTATTCGGCGCAGAAGAGTATGACGAGGGAGAGATCCGGATTCAGAATCAGGCTGTCCGGCTGGATTCGCCGGCGAAGGCCAAGGCACATGGAATTGCGCTGGTTACAGAGAATCGGAAGGAAGAAGGGCTGGTTCTGGAACAGGGAACAGCATCTAATATAGCCTTGGCTTCTATGAGACGGCTGTCCCGCTGGGGGATCAAGAAGGACGGCAGAATCCGATCGGTCGCCAATCATTATGTGGAAGCCTTGAATATCAAATTGAGCTCGATTCGCGAGCCGGTGAAAAATCTCAGCGGCGGCAATCAGCAAAAGGCCATTCTGGGGAAATGGCTGTACACCGAACCGAATATTGTGCTCTTAAGTGAGCCGACAAGAGGCATTGATATTGGCGCTCGTTCAGAAATATACCATTTGCTGTCCGACTTGGCTGATCAGGGAAGAGCCGTAATGGTTGCTTCCAGTGATGCGGACGAAATCCTCGGCATGTGCGACCGCATTCTTGTCATGTTCAATGGAAACGTGATTGCAGAATTGAAGCGGGAAGAAGCCAATGAGGAATTGCTAATGGAATACGCATCTGGCGCAAGGGAAAAGAAAGAGGTGAAACAATGACAACATCAGCAGCAGCCAGTCCAGCGAATCGGGCATCGAAATATCTTCAATTTATCCAAACCTATGGGATGTTGTTGATTTTACTGCTGGTCGTGGCTATCTTTTCGTTGCTTAGCTCGAATTTCTTGACAACCGGGAACTTGATTAATATTTTGAGACAGGTGTCCATTGTCGGCATCATTGCGGTCGGCCAGACGCTTGTCATTCTAACCGCAGGGATAGACTTGTCTGTCGGCAGCATAGTGGGATTGTCCGGCGCCGTATCAGCCAGTGTAACGTTGGGAACCGGCAATCCGTTAATCGGCATCGCCGCAGGTTTATTGACAGGTGCTGTGATCGGCTTGTTTAACGGTGTGATGGTTTCCTACTTCAAGCTGACGCCTTTTATCGTGACACTGGCCACCATGACGGCGGTCTCCGGCATAACGTTAGTGTATACGAACGGGAATCCAATTATCGTATCGGATCCTGTTTACAAATTCATAGGGCAAGGATACATAGGACCGATTCCTTTCCCTGTCGTTTTGCTAGTGGTCGTGTATGTGCTATTCTTTTTCATCCTGCGCAAAACCGTGCATGGCCATTACATTTATTCGATTGGCGGAAACGAGAAGGCATCCGTTCTTGCGGGTATTCCCGTTAAAAAACATAAGATGATCGTGTATACGGTTTCCGGTTTGCTAGCAGGTCTGGCAGCAGTCATCTTGAGCGCCCGGTTATCGGCGGCAACACCAGTTGCCGGCACCGGTTATGAGCTGGATGCAATCGCAGCGGTCATCCTTGGCGGCACAAGCCTGTTTGGCGGGAAGGGAGGTGTAGGAGGAACACTGATCGGCGTTCTCTTACTCGGTGTCCTGACAACGGGCATGAACTTAATCAATGTCTCGCCGTTCTATCAGGATGTGGTGAAAGGCGCGATTGTTTTAGTAGCTGTATTGCTGGATCGCTTCATCAACGCAGATACTCAATAAGCATTTAGGGGGATACATCCATATGAAAAAGACAATGATTTTGCTGTTTCTTGCGTGCATGCTCGTAGTTAGTGGTTGCTCAGCCAATTCATCCAATCAGAATGCAGGTTCCAACAGCAACGGCAATGGGACTGAAGCGGAAGGCGGCAACCAGGCAGCTGGCACGGATTCGGTTAAGATCGGTTATGTCATCAATACGTTGAATAATCCATTTTTTGTCTCGGTGAAGGATAGTGCTGAGAAGGAAGCCGAAGAGGTTGGCACCAAGCTGTCCGTAGTGAACGCCAACAATGATATCGCGACGC contains the following coding sequences:
- a CDS encoding sugar ABC transporter ATP-binding protein, producing the protein MSEAELLRMDDICKSFGPNVILKDVHFTLLSGQVHALLGANGAGKSTLMKIISGVYTLDSGSVTVQGKQVSIQSPADAKRHGISIIHQELSLVPEMTVAENIYLGKEASANAAGMFFSKGRLEACTEKLLGKYGIPLDPRARVRDLSIGHQQLVEIMKAVSDESNILIMDEPTATLTTGETEQLFTVIRSLKDKGIGMVYISHRLDEIQEICDYVSILKDGRNTAEGPIRDFSSEKIIEHMIGKQLEHYYPSSDRVPGQPVLELSKVTKGHVLNQVSLQLRSGEVLGLFGLLGAGQTELLKVVFGAEEYDEGEIRIQNQAVRLDSPAKAKAHGIALVTENRKEEGLVLEQGTASNIALASMRRLSRWGIKKDGRIRSVANHYVEALNIKLSSIREPVKNLSGGNQQKAILGKWLYTEPNIVLLSEPTRGIDIGARSEIYHLLSDLADQGRAVMVASSDADEILGMCDRILVMFNGNVIAELKREEANEELLMEYASGAREKKEVKQ
- a CDS encoding ABC transporter permease; translated protein: MTTSAAASPANRASKYLQFIQTYGMLLILLLVVAIFSLLSSNFLTTGNLINILRQVSIVGIIAVGQTLVILTAGIDLSVGSIVGLSGAVSASVTLGTGNPLIGIAAGLLTGAVIGLFNGVMVSYFKLTPFIVTLATMTAVSGITLVYTNGNPIIVSDPVYKFIGQGYIGPIPFPVVLLVVVYVLFFFILRKTVHGHYIYSIGGNEKASVLAGIPVKKHKMIVYTVSGLLAGLAAVILSARLSAATPVAGTGYELDAIAAVILGGTSLFGGKGGVGGTLIGVLLLGVLTTGMNLINVSPFYQDVVKGAIVLVAVLLDRFINADTQ